The following proteins are co-located in the Mobula hypostoma chromosome 4, sMobHyp1.1, whole genome shotgun sequence genome:
- the LOC134345098 gene encoding antigen WC1.1-like, whose product MDEVKCKGSENFLWDCQFSTLHRHDCGHKETVGVICSDHQPHTPPLSNLRAFFYAIPFILGSLLVIVSLYLIKSKRRQFQNGDRKSRRSTQKFGEPFYEEIAIQETGPGVVNAQSISSADKLEFHPDGDLHDYKNEDVEESPSSLNEKFGEEHDGIQ is encoded by the exons ATGGACGAGGTCAAATGCAAAGGGAGTGAGAATTTTCTGTGGGATTGCCAATTTTCTACATTGCATCGTCATGACTGTGGGCACAAAGAAACCGTCGGTGTGATATGTTCTG ATCACCAGCCACATACTCCTCCTCTTAGTAATCTGAGAGCCTTCTTCTACGCCATCCCTTTCATTCTTGGTTCTCTTCTGGTCATCGTTTCTCTCTACCTGATCAAAAGCAAACGAAGACAGTTCCAGAATG GCGATAGGAAGTCACGGCGTTCTACACAAAAGTTTGGTGAGCCGTTTTATGAGGAGATCGCCATTCAAGAGACTGGGCCTGGAGTCG TAAATGCGCAATCCATCAGCTCAGCAGATAAATTAGAATTTCATCCGGACGGTGATCTGCATGACTACAAAAATGAAGACGTGGAAG AATCCCCTTCGTCGCTTAACGAAAAATTCGGAGAAGAACATGACGGTATTCAATAA